One Vigna unguiculata cultivar IT97K-499-35 chromosome 7, ASM411807v1, whole genome shotgun sequence genomic region harbors:
- the LOC114191394 gene encoding uncharacterized protein LOC114191394: MDPWEALAVDDKVLKEFLERSNSATTFIPGPAANAQAVILNRQLDEAHNTQEFMNKMAIASHARDFYSNAWKWAEQFIKHHALVQDGDIKNITPLSQRKSLERMPFMACVVKECKPNGLGDMLITMKDPSDIAKASIHNKVLKDAEFGSDVAVGSVLLLKEVAVFKHPRRIQYLNITLRNIVKVFKYDISPPTEEEVKASLPVVRLNYVPKKTVDQNMETNVQSDLNVNQNINMDHNIGANVDTNNPPPVSANVDEILQKMIPPSTQSPSYELGETSKDESSALDNISLS, from the exons ATGGATCCGTGGGAGGCATTGGCGGTAGATGACAAGGTTCTCAAAGAATTTCTAGAAAGGTCGAACTCAGCCACAACTTTCATCCCTGGACCAGCTGCAAACGCCCAGGCTGTTATCCTTAACAGGCAATTAGATGAAGCACACAATACACAAGAGTTTATGAACAAAATGGCTATTGCGAGTCATGCACGTGATTTTTACTCAAATGCTTGGAAGTGGGCAGAGCAGTTCATCAAACACCATG CTCTGGTTCAGGATGgagacattaaaaatataactccATTGTCACAAAGGAAATCATTGGAAAGAATGCCCTTTATGGCTTGTGTAGTCAAAGAATGTAAGCCAAACGGGCTTGGTGACATGCTTATCACTATGAAG GACCCATCTGATATCGCGAAAGCTAGCATCCACAATAAAGTGCTTAAGGATGCTGAATTTGGTTCAGATGTTGCTGTTGGATCTGTTCTGCTATTGAAAGAA GTTGCCGTCTTCAAGCATCCTCGACGGATTCAATACCTAAATATCACTCTAAGGAACATTGTCaag GTTTTCAAATATGACATTAGCCCTCCAACTGAAGAAGAAGTAAAGGCTTCTTTGCCTGTAGTGCGACTTAACTATGTTCCGAAAAAAACTGTCGATCAAAATATGGAGACAAATGTGCAATCTGATTTAAACGTaaatcaaaacataaatatGGATCATAATATCGGGGCAAATGTCGACACCAACAACCCACCACCTGTGTCGGCCAATGTGGACGAAATACTACAGAAGATGATTCCTCCCTCAACTCAAAGTCCTTCTTATGAACTGGGGGAGACCTCTAAGGATGAATCATCTGCCTTGGATAATATTTCACTTAGTTAG